One window from the genome of Musa acuminata AAA Group cultivar baxijiao chromosome BXJ1-4, Cavendish_Baxijiao_AAA, whole genome shotgun sequence encodes:
- the LOC135671769 gene encoding uncharacterized protein LOC135671769 — protein MSMSKGSKMLQYINYRMRVTIQDGRQLVGKFMAFDRHMNLVLGDCEEFRRLPPVKGAAAAAGKKPGEEREDRRTLGLVLLRGEEVVSMTVEGPPPPDESRAKAHAAAALAGPGVGRAAGRGIPTAPLVQAQPGLAGPVRGVGGPAPGMMQPQISRPPVPQLSAPPVSYPQVIRPPPPGQMPGYPGQPPSVGQRPPTGMPVQFAARPGAPPPPFPVPPQMMRVPPPVMRPGMPAPLPPRPGMPPPPGGPVPVFAPPRPGMPPPPPPNQQ, from the coding sequence ATGTCGATGTCGAAGGGCTCCAAGATGCTGCAGTACATCAACTACCGGATGCGCGTCACGATCCAGGACGGCCGCCAGCTAGTGGGAAAGTTCATGGCCTTCGACCGCCACATGAACCTCGTCCTCGGCGACTGCGAGGAGTTCCGCAGGCTGCCCCCTGTCAAGGGCGCCGCCGCTGCGGCGGGCAAGAAGCCCGGCGAGGAGCGGGAGGACCGCCGCACTCTCGGCCTCGTCCTCCTTCGCGGTGAGGAGGTTGTGTCAATGACCGTCGAGGGCCCTCCGCCCCCCGACGAGTCCCGCGCTAAGGCCCACGCCGCCGCAGCTCTTGCTGGCCCCGGCGTTGGCCGCGCCGCCGGCCGCGGCATCCCTACCGCGCCTCTCGTCCAGGCCCAGCCCGGGCTCGCCGGGCCCGTGCGTGGCGTCGGCGGGCCCGCACCCGGGATGATGCAGCCACAGATCTCGCGCCCTCCGGTGCCTCAGCTGTCGGCCCCGCCTGTCTCCTATCCTCAAGTCATCCGCCCTCCGCCGCCGGGGCAGATGCCGGGTTACCCAGGCCAGCCCCCGTCGGTCGGCCAACGCCCACCCACAGGTATGCCTGTTCAGTTTGCTGCGAGGCCTGGGGCTCCACCACCGCCATTCCCGGTGCCGCCACAGATGATGAGGGTCCCTCCGCCGGTGATGCGGCCTGGTATGCCTGCCCCACTGCCGCCAAGGCCAGGGATGCCACCACCGCCAGGTGGGCCGGTGCCTGTGTTTGCTCCACCAAGACCTGGAATGCCACCACCACCTCCGCCAAATCAACAGTGA